One Hydractinia symbiolongicarpus strain clone_291-10 chromosome 7, HSymV2.1, whole genome shotgun sequence genomic window, agttccgtgtgtctgtaacaggcaaagtggatatgttcattttcctttgatgttgccgaaaaaaatctttgatgttgccgaaaaaattatgtcttctttgtcgtgaaaagccgcgagttttgtgtggtttgttaaatgaagttctagcacaaagtaacggaaattgtgtttgcaaaaaagatggctgtcctttttaagcatttgtcttctcttgccttcaaaataaatctttacaaaagcatttaaaaaggggcatggtatataaatgaagtatagaaaggtttctgtaaggtttgtttatgttttttaaagttttgatgatattattgatgcgagacatgtttgttagctagcatcaaccacaccaacaacaactagctaggtagctaggaatttataaatatgtagccatgttctttatacctagctaagtctccagtttatatttaagtgaccagctattagctgctgtagctaccttatgttagcttcagttttatgttgctttttacatgtaagctaatcttagtggtctttgctaagaatgtgactgtaacttattttaattgacattttaagcttaaattaacaagccacaacaacttttaaaaaagtattacataatatttaagaagagtttaaggactgtttttaagcaaataatgtatttttcacaatttgtgtatgcaaataatgtatttttcacattttgtgtaactaaacttatatacatcggttacatgcaatatgacgaaacgatttttatttaacatgtagtaattctggtaccttaagtgtagtgattttggttgttctagatgttctgactaaaatgtttttgtttatggcattttgtctcaattaagaaaagtttcaacttttttgagggagtacaacaccgaaaaaacttgtgttttttttatactttgtataaattcttaccgggcaggactctgtacaacataccgaaatgactgatccctctctatttataaatttgatgcgttccaaatcacagttttttgaaattttgggtaatatttaatgagtaccagatgcaaatactgatttttgttgaatcagaagtatttcctacaaccattctttttttacacttttgtggagaaaaagtgtatgccaattgaactgatttttgttcatattttgatttgctcctcataaacctttgtgttctacatttattgtaaacttttgtgaggaaggaccatatatatatacaatgttttcaaaataatgatttttgttgatttggaatgtactccttgctcattgctttttcgacatttcaggttaaaatgtttggtaaagtcagtacggatcattagataaaaaattgttttgttaaccggttaatttttacattttgtgcatatatttgcaggagaggatggtatgcaaccgaataaatgatttttcaaagtttaactttttgtttttaggtgttttgtgtttgtttaagtatggctttttgatattattcaggttgtattgttgtataagcatttagggaaaagacaatgttgaaaatgcgtaaagaacttatttcatagatctgtgcttactgttgcaagcctttcttttcgacacttcagattaaaatattgaaggttttcaacataatcacataataagatgtatacatatttgagatatgcgttatttctgacattattattattgttgtcgtaactgtctgggttgtgactgtcaatgttgtcactttctactaactagattttacaccttccatgccattgtttttcatattttgtctgaagttttgttgggaggatttcatgcaatttgacatttgatgttttgtgttagattttaagaacttttttgttaaattatgacttatatactttctttttatgcattttcagattattttttttagtaaaaggcatattcaatatactgaaatatttgctgatgtcatcaaaattcaaatgacagaacttttcaattgtttttctgcctaagtggatttttccacgggcctaatcgactagtctatataataatacgccagttccgtgtgtctgtaacaggcaaagtggatatgttcattttcctttgatgttgccgaaaaaaatctttgatgttgccgaaaaaattatgtcttctttgtcgtgaaaagccgcgagttttgtgtggtttgttaaatgaagttctagcacaaagtaacggaaattgtgtttgcaaaaaagatggctgtcctttttaagcatttgtcttctcttgccttcaaaataaatctttacaaaagcatttaaaaaggggcatggtatataaatgaagtatagaaaggtttctgtaaggtttgtttatgttttttaaagttttgatgatattattgatgcgagacatgtttgttagctagcatcaaccacaccaacaacaactagctaggtagctaggaatttataaatatgtagccatgttctttatacctagctaagtctccagtttatatttaagtgaccagctattagctgctgtagctaccttatgttagcttcagttttatgttgctttttacatgtaagctaatcttagtggtctttgctaagaatgtgactgtaacttattttaattgacattttaagcttaaattaacaagccacaacaacttttaaaaaagtattacataatatttaagaagagtttaaggactgtttttaagcaaataatgtatttttcacaatttgtgtatgcaaataatgtatttttcacattttgtgtaactaaacttatatacatcggttacatgcaatatgacgaaacgatttttatttaacatgtagtaattctggtaccttaagtgtagtgattttggttgttctagatgttctgactaaaatgtttttgtttatggcattttgtctcaattaagaaaagtttcaacttttttgagggagtacaacaccgaaaaaacttgtgttttttttatactttgtataaattcttaccgggcaggactctgtacaacataccgaaatgactgatccctctctatttataaatttgatgcgttccaaatcacagttttttgaaattttgggtaatatttaatgagtaccagatgcaaatactgatttttgttgaatcagaagtatttcctacaaccattctttttttacacttttgtggagaaaaagtgtatgccaattgaactgatttttgttcatattttgatttgctcctcataaacctttgtgttctacatttattgtaaacttttgtgaggaaggaccatatatatatacaatgttttcaaaataatgatttttgttgatttggaatttactccttgctcattgctttttcgacatttcaggttaaaatgtttggtaaagtcagtacggatcattagataaaaaattgttttgttaaccggttaatttttacattttgtgcatatatttgcaggagaggatggtatgcaaccgaataaatgatttttcaaagtttaactttttgtttttaggtgttttgtgtttgtttaagtatggctttttgatattattcaggttgtattgttgtataagcatttagggaaaagacaatgttgaaaatgcgtaaagaacttatttcatagatctgtgcttactgttgcaagcctttcttttcgacacttcagattaaaatattgaaggttttcaacataatcacataataagatgtatacatatttgagatatgtgttatttctgacattattattattgttgtcgtaactgtctgggttgtgactgtcaatgttgtcactttctactaactagattttacaccttccatgccattgtttttcatattttgtctgaagttttgttgggaggatttcatgcaatttgacatttgatgttttgtgttagattttaagaacttttttgttaaattatgacttatatactttctttttatgcattttcagattattttttttagtaaaaggcatattcaatatactgaaatatttgctgatgtcatcaaaattcaaatgacagaacttttcaattgtttttctgcctaagtggatttttccacgggcctaatcgactagtctatataataatacgccagttccgtgtgtctgtaacaggcaaagtggatatgttcattttcctttgatgttgccgaaaaaaatctttgatgttgccgaaaaaattatgtcttctttgtcgtgaaaagccgcgagttttgtgtggtttgttaaatgaagttctagcacaaagtaacggaaattgtgtttgcaaaaaagatggctgtcctttttaagcatttgtcttctcttgccttcaaaataaatctttacaaaagcatttaaaaaggggcatggtatataaatgaagtatagaaaggtttctgtaaggtttgtttatgttttttaaagttttgatgatattattgatgcgagacatgtttgttagctagcatcaaccacaccaacaacaactagctaggtagctaggaatttataaatatgtagccatgttctttatacctagctaagtctccagtttatatttaagtgaccagctattagctgctgtagctaccttatgttagcttcagttttatgttgctttttacatgtaagctaatcttagtggtctttgctaagaatgtgactgtaacttattttaattgacattttaagcttaaattaacaagccacaacaacttttaaaaaagtattacataatatttaagaagagtttaaggactgtttttaagcaaataatgtatttttcacaatttgtgtatgcaaataatgtatttttcacattttgtgtaactaaacttatatacatcggttacatgcaatatgacgaaacgatttttatttaacatgtagtaattctggtaccttaagtgtagtgattttggttgttctagatgttctgactaaaatgtttttgtttatggcattttgtctcaattaagaaaagtttcaacttttttgagggagtacaacaccgaaaaaacttgtgttttttttatactttgtataaattcttaccgggcaggactctgtacaacataccgaaatgactgatccctctctatttataaatttgatgcgttccaaatcacagttttttgaaattttgggtaatatttaatgagtaccagatgcaaatactgatttttgttgaatcagaagtatttcctacaaccattctttttttacacttttgtggagaaaaagtgtatgccaattgaactgatttttgttcatattttgatttgctcctcataaacctttgtgttctacatttattgtaaacttttgtgaggaaggaccatatatatatacaatgttttcaaaataatgatttttgttgatttggaatttactccttgctcattgctttttcgacatttcaggttaaaatgtttggtaaagtcagtacggatcattagataaaaaattgttttgttaaccggttaatttttacattttgtgcatatatttgcaggagaggatggtatgcaaccgaataaatgatttttcaaagtttaactttttgtttttaggtgttttgtgtttgtttaagtatggctttttgatattattcaggttgtattgttgtataagcatttagggaaaagacaatgttgaaaatgcgtaaagaacttatttcatagatctgtgcttactgttgcaagcctttcttttcgacacttcagattaaaatattgaaggttttcaacataatcacataataagatgtatacatatttgagatatgtgttatttctgacattattattattgttgtcgtaactgtctgggttgtgactgtcaatgttgtcactttctactaactagattttacaccttccaTGCCattgttttcatattttgtctgaagttttgttgggaggatttcatgcaatttgacatttgatgttttgtgttagattttaagaacttttttgttaaattatgacttatatactttctttttatgcattttcagattattttttttagtaaaaggcatattcaatatactgaaatatttgctgatgtcatcaaaattcaaataacagaacttttcaattgtttttctgcctaagtggatttttccacgggcctaatcgactagtctatataataatacgccagttccgtgtgtctgtaacaggcaaagtggatatgttcattttcctttgatgttgccgaaaaaaatctttgatgttgccgaaaaaattatgtcttctttgtcgtgaaaagccgcgagttttgtgtggtttgttaaatgaagttctagcacaaagtaacggaaattgtgtttgcaaaaaagatggctgtcctttttaagcatttgtcttctcttgccttcaaaataaatctttacaaaagcatttaaaaaggggcatggtatataaatgaagtatagaaaggtttctgtaaggtttgtttatgttttttaaagttttgatgatattattgatgcgagacatgtttgttagctagcatcaaccacaccaacaacaactagctaggtagctaggaatttataaatatgtagccatgttctttatacctagctaagtctccagtttatatttaagtgaccagctattagctgctgtagctaccttatgttagcttcagttttatgttgctttttacatgtaagctaatcttagtggtctttgctaagaatgtgactgtaacttattttaattgacattttaagcttaaattaacaagccacaacaacttttaaaaaagtattacataatatttaagaagagtttaaggactgtttttaagcaaataatgtatttttcacaatttgtgtatgcaaataatgtatttttcacattttgtgtaactaaacttatatacatcggttacatgcaatatgacgaaacgatttttatttaacatgtagtaattctggtaccttaagtgtagtgattttggttgttctagatgttctgactaaaatgtttttgtttatggcattttgtctcaattaagaaaagtttcaacttttttgagggagtacaacaccgaaaaaacttgtgttttttttatactttgtataaattcttaccgggcaggactctgtacaacataccgaaatgactgatccctctctatttataaatttgatgcgttccaaatcacagttttttgaaattttgggtaatatttaatgagtaccagatgcaaatactgatttttgttgaatcagaagtatttcctacaaccattctttttttacacttttgtggagaaaaagtgtatgccaattgaactgatttttgttcatattttgatttgctcctcataaacctttgtgttctacatttattgtaaacttttgtgaggaaggaccatatatatatacaatgttttcaaaataatgatttttgttgatttggaatttactccttgctcattgctttttcgacatttcaggttaaaatgtttggtaaagtcagtacggatcattagataaaaaattgttttgttaaccggttaatttttacattttgtgcatatatttgcaggagaggatggtatgcaaccgaataaatgatttttcaaagtttaactttttgtttttaggtgttttgtgtttgtttaagtatggctttttgatattattcaggttgtattgttgtataagcatttagggaaaagacaatgttgaaaatgcgtaaagaacttatttcatagatctgtgcttactgttgcaagcctttcttttcgacacttcagattaaaatattgaaggttttcaacataatcacataataagatgtatacatatttgagatatgtgttatttctgacattattattattgttgtcgtaactgtctgggttgtgactgtcaatgttgtcactttctactaactagattttacaccttccatgccattgtttttcatattttgtctgaagttttgttgggaggatttcatgcaatttgacatttgatgttttgtgttagattttaagaacttttttgttaaattatgacttatatactttctttttatgcattttcagattattttttttagtaaaaggcatattcaatatactgaaatatttgctgatgtcatcaaaattcaaatgacagaacttttcaattgtttttctgcctaagtggatttttccacgggcccaATCGACTAGTTATTTAATAATCCTGTAGCGGAACAATATTTTAAGCGGAGGAAAAATTCCTTTCGTAATTAAAAGCAATATTTTATCTTCCTCTTTTGTTCATAGATTGTTTAGTTTGGTGTTGTACTCATTAATGTTTCttgctaaaagaaaaaaaattcttaagtcgattagattttatttttttcaatccaATTTATAATTAATAAACCGGTATAGGCAGTTGTGTTATTTTGTCACTGTAGGCTAGCTGTGAGCATAAACGAAACCCGTAacttagttgtgaaaaactgcGAAAACTTAAACATTGCTTCTCTATATTCATCGTTCCCTTGTTCATACTTTGCTTTGTTCAACACCAAGGCATCGGTGTACACCAAAACGTAGCTTGTTTCCCCAAATGGTGGCGAGAGAACACCAATTGCTTGATCTTGTGATagttctctttttttaaaaataacacttaATTTTTCAGAAAAGCCAAAAAATACGCGTCCTCTCCGTTAACAACATCCTCTTCAATGTTCTCTTAATTAAGATCACCGCAGTCAATTTTGGAGTAGCTATCCAAAAAACTGGCGAAGTCTTTGGACTGTTTCGCAATGAGGGTTTCCTGCTAAGACATCCTTGATTTGACAGTCAATCCACTTTGGTTCAAGTATTTCCACAACACCATCCAGGTAAATGAAAGGCAAGTACCAACCAACAGAATCATCTATTTTGCCACCAACCCGTCTCGCTTGTTTACCTTTGGGTACCTTCTTTCCACAAGGTCCATCGTAAACCATTTGACCCTCACCCTTTTCAGCTGAGTCTATAAAATCCTTATATTCAGTTCCGTCCAAAGCTACCAAGTTCTCATTTTTCTGTTGGATTTCAATGATGGAGTTACCACACGCTAACGTAGGAAACCCAAGGTAGGCATTACCTCGCTTAACTGCATCAACGGTAGCCGGAATATACCGTTGGTATTGATTTCATTATCAGTTGTCCCTTATTTCCAACGCTTTACCAACTACTTTACTTGCCTGCGCCATATCTGTTTCGATTAAGTCAAAAATCTCCGCGCCTGTCCCAAGAAATTTGTCGAGATCGCCGTACGGATCGTATTTTTATTCCCAGCAACAATTTGAACTGTAATACCAGTGTTGAGAGCACCCACTTCTGTTGAACGTAATCGACGTACAATTTCAAATGATCATCGCCAATGTCAGGGATAGAATTGTACAACCCAATTCTTAAAGAGGCAGGCATTTTCACCAGCAAACAAGAGACTGCATGCGAAAGTGCGACAGTGAACCCTTTTTTTTTCAGTGTGCTATAATTTTGTTAAGCAACAGGTGCTAAACGTACTAAAAACACAAGTGGTGATTAGTTTAGACAACTGGTTTCCACATGCGTTTCAATTTCAACCAAAATAACAAAGTAATCCGTCAAAAGTCGTCtcatgaaaagatttttaaaaagagtGTAAATGTAAATACCATATGAAAGGGAATTCTTTTAATTGGATTATGACTCAATCCACTTAACAAATGTTTCCCAGGGAaacttttagaatttttaatgaCGTAAAGCAAAATTATAATACTAGTAGGtagccgtggaaaaatccacggatttGCCCGTTCTTATTATATCGCATTGCGTgcatctcgctacttgcggtaccatttgcGCCCAGTTGGTAAAAATAAGTTTCACTTTTACATTCGGTTTACAACGCGTAGCTCcgctatatataaataataatttgcagaccagatgcCTTTGCAAAACTGAGCTGCTTTGTAAAGTTGACCACTTTTACAAAAAGATCAATGTTGTACGTTGCGGTTCGTAGAATGGTAGCCACATGTATAATAAGAATCACAGAATTTGGCATAAGAACTTGCCGGCGACGGGGGTAAGCCTCCTTTCTAAGTTATTTACATTCATAAATAATTGCAAGCCTCGTTCCCATGTTATTTGGTCATTAACAAGAGAACATCATAACCAGAAGGTTTGTTGTAAAAACCTTGCATGggaaaagctttttttttcaaGCTATTTACATTCGAAATTATCGACAATAGAAGCGTTTTAGTCCAAATTTAATGGCACGGTCTCCATCTGCAAAACTTCTCAGCAGCAAAAGAGAGCACATAAATATCTGGTCCTTAGAGTAAAGCTACCAACCCAAACACTACCTCAATTGGGGTACCCCATGTTTTCAATTAACACAAATATGAACGTTATCcataatcaaaaaagaaaaaaagtaatgaAAGCCAGGTACTACCTGAATTTAGGAAAAAAATGATTGTGGTAGGTTCTAGTACACATGTGGAGTTTACGCTAGCTAAGTGGCGTAAGCGGTAGTTTGCACGTcaacatatatataaatatataaactttCATGTTTGAAATAGGGAATATAGCAGCTTTATAGAATTAAATAATTTCCAACTAAAGTGTTAAAAAATGCGAATTCTCAGAAAAGCTAAATAGAATTCTTAAATTAAAAGGACCCTAACacgaaagatttttataaaaacctcTTTTCGTTAAGATATTCAGCTTCAATCATTTTTATCTGACATCGTTATTGATGATGTAATCAGGTAGTCAGTATATATGAATACTTAAACTATACTTTGTGTATGTATACTGTACAAATTTGCAGTGTGGACTGACACTCATGATGGTATCTTGATGTGTGTAAagttaaaagtttaataacggTCTTGTCTTTCATTACATGCAGAAATTTAATGTCAGCATTTTTGCAAATCCATTATATGTCACAGGTTTCCGTATTTCAAATAATTTGTTACTTGTTAAGCAacataaaaaagataatttttcgTGCAAGGGCTCCTTTAAGGCCTTAATTCCATCAGATATACTGTTATTGCACTTTTGTTCTCAAAGATATTTGCCTTTATGATGTGAGAAAAGACATGGCAAGGTCCAGGAGCTAATGCATTCTTGAAAACTTGAATTGAAAAAGGGACGAACAATTCTAGTAGTGCATACGAAATACAGCTATTAagtataaaatacaataaaaagttTTACCTCGTGGTTGAATTTCAATCAGACATTTTTGATGTCCAGCTTTCTTCTTACTCACAATTCTTTTCCTGGTTCTGTACCTGGTTGAGTTTGCGCATGCTTATAAACTGCATGTTATATACTGTGTCCTTGATAAACTAAGATCTGTCTGCGCTTTTTTTTTATGCTCTTCTTCTCATATTTTACACTACCTcctttgtttgcttttttgttttactCAAAAACTTATGTTCGTTGAATAAAACTTGTGAAAGCGACGCAGATAAACATCGCAGTTGGAAGAAATCATGACTTGGAACTgaagaaaatgcaaaaaatgccAGTAGTGAAaaaagagaaagttttaaacaatttttttaaattaaatttaaagaccttgcaatgaaaattataaaacagaAAATTCTTTCTGATGCCTCATGATAAGGGGTGGACACACCAGGGTAATTTTTATTATGTGATTTTGAGCTACCTAGTACCATGCCTACAGTCCAGAgacacatttgttattaaataataaagTATATACAAGTAGCTATATGCATTATGTTTATTCAGCTagctaatttaaagatttttcaaagaaTTCTGTCAATTAAACAAAGGTAGTTAGCTATTTAGGATTCTTGCGTATTTTCTTTTACTATCCCATAACAAAGTGAACAGGCAAGACTTAAGCATATAGCTAGTAAAGTATGCAAGACATTGTATGTTGTCACAACAAACAGAAACCTatttttgataaataactttctgCAAATTGTCAgggtttttatataaaataattttttttggaaactatagcAAGAAGTGATATTCCATTGTAGCTAGAAGACCTGAAGTCTCAGTCCAGGTTAAGACTTGTACAGGGTAAACAGTGAAGCGCTTGTAGCAATACAGTATTAAAGATGTACAGTTAACTCCCGGCAACTCGAACCTCCAAGGGACCACAGCAACAGTTTGACTTAACGAATTTTCGACTTAAGCAAAGCTCCCGTTAATTCGAACTTagacaaaaatgagatattAGTTCGAGTTAAGGCGAGTTAAGGACAAACATGTATAAGagacacaaaagaaaaacagaactTATAAATTAAAAGAGGACTGTAACTTGTAAGGAAGTAACTTTTGTTACGTGCAAGAATGTAGTTATTTTCGAACCTTTTTTTCCCACTTCTCCAGCCATCCATTTGACGGTTTAAAATTTGCAAGATCAAAACTTTCAGCA contains:
- the LOC130648451 gene encoding uncharacterized protein LOC130648451, with protein sequence MAQASKVVACGNSIIEIQQKNENLVALDGTEYKDFIDSAEKGEGQMVYDGPCGKKVPKGKQARRVGGKIDDSVGWYLPFIYLDGVVEILEPKWIDCQIKDVLAGNPHCETVQRLRQELSQDQAIGVLSPPFGETSYVLVYTDALVLNKAKYEQGNDEYREAMFKFSQFFTTKLRQETLMSTTPN